From Cucumis melo cultivar AY chromosome 3, USDA_Cmelo_AY_1.0, whole genome shotgun sequence:
tcaagaAATAAAAACTACAACCGTCAAGGAAGGtcttttttctagtagtgaaaAATCGGAACATTCTTTCAATTCCGATACATCCAGTTTTCTTATCTACATAATCATATTTCCCCCATCACAAATTCTGATTTCGTTCTTCACCGATTCctaatttatttcatttttctattatCCTCATACTTCCGGTTAGTTGGCTACCTCAATTCCTCATATTTTTCCTTACTCCATTACATCATAGATTTCTTATAACGTTTTAAACTTCGATTTCGTAATACTGCATTTAGATATATACCACTTGATATATgcaatttataaatatatgttgACATACAGTTTCCAAAAAAATATGATATATCAGTTCTGTTATTTAGTGTATATATACCacttcatatatacaataatacatataaattgacATACATTTATCGAAAGATAGGAtatgttaaattgatttatgaataatatatatgaaatagTATACTGTATATTTTACAAATGAAAGGTtgtgttttcaatttgttaaattggtttatgtattttattttaaatatttatactatatgtaaaaaaataataagttatgtttgaaacaatagtgattatgtatgaagggtagtatattaaatataataaattgagaAACTTTGATTAGTAAGCTAGaaatttatggaaaaatatggaaataaaataattgaactaaaaattgaaatattaatatttcaaataaaattccGAAACAACAACATACTAAAAGTCTAATAATAAGAAGgaaaaactaattcaataagGAAAACTTACATCTCTTTCGGTTATGGCCAACACGTCCACAACGACCACATTTAATGTGTCTCTTAAACTCCATTTTAGAAGAAATTCTAATCTTCTTTGGTCAACCAACTGAACATTTTACATTCGGTGAGAGGATGACAACTTcaatttatgtattattgaatatatgcaatAGTATATTTGTAACAAATCACATAACATAAACATGTTATGCAGTAATATATATgtaagaaatcaaagaaaatactaatcaaatcgaaaaaaaataaagaaaacaatatgaaacatgaaagaaaaaaactgAACTATATATGTCACTGAAtacctatatatatatgtatatactgATAATATTGTCTGTGTATGCAgtgatatataatgaaattcaactacaatttacatattattgaatatatgcagtagtatatatgtaacaaatcacaaatataaatatgaataaaatgtatatatttgataaatcacataatagaagtagattaaacagtggtatataaatgtatatattgttcacgaaaactttactaaacaaaaatatgaataagtTGATCGAAACATGCCGTAATTATTGAAATATGTAATAGTATATAAATTGAGTAAGAACAGAACATGAGAAAAAAATCTGTGTATAaattattgaacatatgtagtagtgtatatgtaacaaatcgcaaaacataaatgtattattcagtagcatatatgaaaaatcaaaataggaGAAACATTACTAGAATATATGCTacgaaacaaaagaagaaagaacaaatttttgaaggtaaaaaatatatgctacgaaacagaagaagaaagaacaaattttttaagggaaaaaaatatatgCTATGAAACggaagaataaataatatatgaaacaaaaaaaaaactaactatATCACAAGAAGCAAATCagaagggaagaagaaagaataattGTTTTTTTGTAATAGAAATCGGAGAAGAATGTCTcccaaatatctattttttctattcttttccctatctatttttcactctttcgttctttttggtttttttttaaatactttgaaaattttaaatgtgtGTTCATAGACATTTAAATATAGGAATTTGCAAATGTTCCTCTCTCAGCCAAATCTACTTCGCCTTAACATCTGTTCGTTCTCTTCATGAAATGAAGATGAATAAAGAACATAATCGAATTCCACACTTTTTGTCTAGTTGATAtttattgtattaaaaaatttattgatcttatttatgttttgttgttgaaatcatttttttatggttatgtatttacatttcaagatatttgtgCTTCTAAAATTGAATTGTCCAAAAAACTTAAtacacaaaaataaaattaatatttagcTTCAAGTAActgaaaaattaataatttcaagataacgtatggttaattttaaaatatatttcttaaaaaaaagattcaaaatgtgtatatttctttatatatgaaattagttgtaacgacccaactttccggactaagctgaggtcactacgcAGTACCAAGACTCGACCATAAAACACACAAGCTTATAAAAGACTGGTTaagattcattaaaaacgtttcaaaatatcataaaagcagtttcgggccctatttttaaatcacattcacgagagttccaaaatacagtgctcaactcatcaaacaaaaaaccacaaaccaaatattctaaccatgactcgatcggacaatgaaaataacgagcaacaaaatacatcagcggaagcataaagaaaaccagacgcgtccatatggccttcacgcatccttcttgcccctcgtcagtctgcccctcgctgtacccttacctgaaaagataaagagaaaaaagggtgagtataagatatacccagtaagggacccactacttggcccgttagggaataacagttaacttcctatttagaggtaccctacataaacagtctagtggtttcgtagaacgcacacatcagtctcgtgatcccgaaggatacacctatcagtctagtgatcccgaaggatgcacatatcagtctagtgatcccgaaggatacacatatcagtaaggtacactaccccatagatgaagctaaccgttacccctcagtccatactaaaccgtctacaacagtcacactccgacaacgtTCATACTAACAATTTCGTCATAGGCTTCGTCAGTCAgacagtataggtttaaacaactatatcctcagttgctatatacatatccaattcacacatcattgtgacattctttagatccagtcaactagtcaaatcataaTCGTACTCTTAGTCCTTCCAcaacataactccataaccaatatccggACAATAGACTGCCACATACCTAAcattaagactttaaagtccaccgacatacaattccagttcacaacgtagcccaccaacacaactacaatacacagaacatccgggcatcggtgtctatccgtaaacaactcattacacacgatggcacacaagctacaactagcgatcgcgctacctttaatcagataagagcatataagtgatatgtattagtcaaacatgcgtcaattcattcagtaccgttactaacgtataatcccctgtggattactacgtttccagcctcgatctgaggtccagtagtaagaaatcccttacctgaacttggctatgccccttgatcgagtccacgctcaacgaatccacctaaacaaaatcacaagggtttaaacgatgacactagtaaaagtcatttttaaatggtcctaagcaacatctgttgacttacccgagtaaagaagagctatctccaattaagcctgctgcggaacccgagaatttgagcgtcaactccctaataccttcaaggaacgaaaggtaagACCATGTCTTATTCCAAAATCTAAACTCCaatcggttatagcaacattaagaaactcaccaaaataatccttatcgaagactcaccgtgacccgaagtggaggaaagaaggcttaggtggttcggtgaacaaggagctcggcttggcttagAGGTGATCtgctcgcggcttgggttggtaagttcgcagctcggctcgacttggatcagcttgcggctcgacttggatcgcagctcgactcggcttacggctcggctcggtcctcgacTCGGCTTAGCTCGCGGCTCGTGGCTTGGCTCAACTCGCGActcgcgactcggctcggcttagctCGCGGCTCACGGCTTGACTCAACTcgcggctcgcagctcggctcggttttcaactcagctcggctcggcttcacGTAGGTGCTTGTGATAACTGGAGATGTTCGAACGTTGGGGCTGGTCGACAGCTGCTCGGCCACGCGATGCAATGGAGGACGACTGGGCGTCGGCAGACACGGTCGGACGAAGGGCACACGGTGGCGACTGCTTGCGTGAGACCGCGAGGAATATCGAAAATGGGGCGGCCGCGACGGTTGTATGCTGGCGTTGTGAAACCGACGACGACGGAGACGGGTGACCACCACAGAGAcagagacggagacggagagtGCGCGAGCGGAAGAGAAATGGATGATGAGACAGGCGACGGCGGCTTCGTGAGGGAACTGgcgatgaagaagaagaagaagcgggGGGTGCCGGCGCACGTTAGGCAAAAAATTTAATACCAAAGTTTTTAAAttccagaaaaaaaaatttacataaatgataaaatttacctcgaacaTTTTGGGACGTTACATTAGTTCATAATGTTTAACAGTCATTTACGGTAATTTGACTAATTCATAAACATTGTTAGTATAAGACAAACAAAACACAATTTtgcatataaacatttataaaaaaagtcaaaccaaacatgaaaatatttagaatttaaactcattttataaaaaaaaaatttaaatgtattcttaaaaaaaaaatatttttttcataagCAATTCAAATGTGACTTCAATTTAcgtaaataaattaatttagatacactttaatttcatttgaatttgtACTCAAAGTAAGTTTCAAATCTATCACCTCTGTTCCAAATATCACCAAAGTAGCAGAGAAAAAATTCTCACGTGAACCTTTCTTGATAAGTAgggaaaataaaaggaaaatgatTAGATGAAAAATCGCCCAAATTTAATAGTAAAAAAGATACTAGCTAGCCACTTCTAGTCTATTTTACATCCATTATacttatatttaaaaagaaagggtctttttaaaaatataaaaaagcagcaaaatgtttacactgtatagaataattccaaaaacaaaaaaaggttAGAGGCCCACCGTATAAAATACcgaaaatgtcccgtcaaccacgccgtcaataacgcgcacgtaatatatttgcgatcgtttagatatggctacaatttgtacgcgatcgtttagatgtgattcaatatatacgcgatcgtttagatatggttcaatatacgcgatcgtttagatatgactataatttatacgtgatcatttagatattgttataatttatacacgatcgtttaaatatggttcaatatatacgcgatcgtttagatatggctataatttatatgcgatcgtttagatatggctataatttatatgtgatcgtatagatatgactacaaggcgatcgtttagatatggctacaaggtgatcgtttagatatggttataatttatacgcgatcgtttatatatggttacaatttatacgtgatcgtttagatatgactacaatttatctttttaattccatcgtttaattttgttaaacgatcgtttagatttggggacccaaatctaaatgatttttctcttttaaatttggtacacgatttttttaattcttttgtacatgattgtttagatttctttacacgatcgtttactttttttttatacgatcgtttacatttagctacttcaatccaaatgattttttttcaagagttttttctagattttttatacacggtcttttattttttttacacgattatttacttttttaaatgatcgtttacatttggctactccaatttaaatgattttttctcaagattctttatacacaatcttttattttttttatacgatcatttacatttggctactccaaactaaatgatttttttttcaagattctttgtcttatacacagtcgtttagatttggttacccaaatgtaaacgtgtaaaaaaaagaaaagaagaaagacgatgcaaAAATTAAACGACGTAGAAAataatcagaaaagaagaagatgtaaatattaaacgatgtaaaaaagaataaaaaaataagaaaaacgattggaagaaatcacaaaattagaagagaagaaagacgatggaaagaaatcgcagtgaaaaaaaagaaatacgatggaaagatttaacgacgtaaaaaaacaattgaaaaataagaaagatgatagaaagaaatcgcagaaaaaaagaagaggaaaagaagaaagacgatgaaagaaatcgtagagaaatcgcgaggaagagaaggacaaacctgaaatatttaaaaaatggctaactttataggctttgttacacgagccgtaaatagtttggtgttttgttacatttatataagTTTCCCTAAAAAGAAAGTATTGTATAAAtaagggtcttttaaaaaatataacaaaatagtagaatatttatactgtatataacaatttcaaaaacggaaaaatCCATAGGCCCACcatagaaaataccaaaaatgttctGTCAACCATGTCATCAACAACGCGcgtataatatatttggtacatgatcgtttagatatggctaaacgatttttttttaattcttttggtatatgatcgtttagatttgtctacacgatgatttatttttttacatgaatttttattatttttacacgatcgtttacatttagctacttcaatctaaatgattttttccaagattctttatacacaatcttttaaattttgctattttttgtacacagtcgtttagattttgttactcaaatttaaacaatttaaaaaagaaaaggaaaagaagattctttatacacgatcttttagattttgttattttttgtacacggtcctttagatttggttacccaaatttaaacaatataaataaagaagaggaaaaCAAGAAAGACATGCAAAGAAATCAtagcgaaaaaaaaagaagagaaaaacgatgaaaggacaaatttaaaatatttaaaaaatgactaacttcatcAGCTTTGTTACACGGAGTACAGAAAGTTTGgtgtttttgttatatttatgaaaattatgatctataatatttaaattcatttaggagtatttttttattgatttctttCCGGCCCTTTGAGGAAGAAAACTCGCATATTGATGTAACAATGACAACTTGAAtttcgtatatatatatatatatatatatatatatatatatatatatatatatatatattaataggATTTCCATAATTGGATCATCCATAAATTATAGTTTTTTAATATAGTAAATGGAAGAGGATCTGGTTCTGGCTTTGCTGTTACTTCATTTTCAGCTCAATATTTTGTCCATAAAGCACCTCAATTGTTCTTCTTtataaagaaatatataaagGCAGTACATTGGCCATCATTAGCATTATAAAAagccttttatatatatatatatatatatataatttttttataaaagccATGTTTCTCTCCCACTTGTGATACCCCTTTCATTTACTTGCCTCTGTGTGTATTCAAACAACAATATCTTTTGCCCTTTGATTTCCACCATTTTTCTCTTCTACTTCTTTCTCTTGTAATTATTTCCCAAACATTCCATTTTCatctccttcttttctttcatttcctTGTTTGATGCTCTCCAAAAACTCTAATTGTTTAGCATTGTTCTCTTCTTTCAAAAATtaagttttcaaatataatcaaataaacaaaaatatttacgaattatagccaaattttatattatatatctaggtatctatcaatatttatcatagataaaatctaaaattttactagcTATATaggataaatatttttaacattttgaaatttacgaaaaaaaaaatttctaaatttttattaaatcttttATTGTTGATATTTATGTACTTACTTTTTCGTTtagaaataacataaaattatatttacatttttaagAAGTGTTTCACCAAAAGAGTAAGGAGAATTTGGAACCGTAATAGTTTATTTTAAGTAGTTTATTGATCCCACAAGTAAAATAcatattattttatgttttattgGCTTCTTACCTTATGAGATCCTGAGTTGGTAATTTAtctctttacaaaaaaaaagaaaaaaaagaagaaaaaaaaaaaaagaaaaaggcatgCAATTAAACGTTTATTTTTAGGCTATGAACAACCTTGCCTGTGAAGTTTAAAATTTTGGCAATAGTTTTAGCCTTTGATTATAAtaacaagagaagaagaaagaggaaagaaaattaaattaatcccACTATAGACaacacaataattaattattgtacaaatttaaaaattttcccATTGCCCAATTCTTCCCCCTTTGCTCCTTTAGCACATGTAATACAAATCTGACTTCCATCAGTGTCGAAGTTGGTTGCTTTTTGTGCCATACCTTTGTTTCCCCTTTTGAATTGTTGTGTATTGGACTATATGCTTATTGAAGAATACAACCcacaattttttgttttcttcaatCTTCTACATCTGTGCTACTACTGCCTCCAATATCTTCTTCTTcgacatcatcatcatcatcaccatgatcatcttcttcttcttcttgatttGCTTCACCATTTATTCTCTGTAAATTATTTCCCATGACTTGATTATTGGGTTGAAATGCAGGTGGCCATTGTTGTTCTGGTTCAACCATCAATGGCTCCATTTGGCTATTGATATCAAAATTCATATtacttttctctttctctctataAAGAGCATCCAATTGGTGAAAGTAAGGACATGTCTTGGAATCTTCTGGCCTCTTCTTGTTGCTATATTTAACCtttttgaaatatttgtttATGTTTTCCCATTTCTCTTTGCATCTCTTTGAGCTTCTATTGTATCCAAGCCCTCTCATTGCTGATGAAATCTCTTCCCATAATAACCCTTTTGGCCCATTCTCTTGATACTTCATTTCCATTTCTGTCCTTAGCCTTATCAATGCTTCAACTTCACCTTTTGGCCATCTTGATGGGCTTCCTACAATAATGCTACTCATCACCTTTCCATTTGTCGTCGTCGTCGAGATTACATGGCTTCCAATAGTGGAGCTCAACTTTTCATTATTCTCGCCGTTTTGTAGTTGAGTCGTCATCGTCATCGGTAGTGGTGGTGGTACTGGCACTGGTGGAGAAGAAGGAGCTATCTTTTGTAAAAATGCGACGACTGCTGCGTCTTTGGCAGCAGCCATGGACATTTCTTGAACTAAAACTTCATGTTCTTGATTAACCCTTGTCATCTCTTTCATTCTCCATGCTTCATCTCTCAATTTTCTTTGATTCTCTATTCTCTCTAAAGCTTCTAAGAATTTTAGTTGAAGCCCTTCTTGCTTCTCTATTACTTCCTTTGTCAACCTCAAGAAGAAATCACTCcactttctcttcttcctcctcctcctgctACTCCG
This genomic window contains:
- the LOC103488689 gene encoding trihelix transcription factor DF1-like, yielding MDVVDLGEAAVTTEAGDAHEVGDSGGGGSANGSNSGEEEKGSSLLLFEDGEKNFGGNRWPRQETLALLKIRSDMDTIFRDATHKAPLWDEVSRKLGELGFNRTPKKCKEKFENVYKYHKRTKDVRSGKSDNSKKVYRFSDELEAFDHPTSQHQNHMLFQSHHRHPSPPPPPPVLPTTTPPPSFNPPAPKTINSTVPSTMNNITTNNKYSLPPKSSNNPLSNLPNMAANVIFSSSTSSSTASEEDPFRSSRRRRKKRKWSDFFLRLTKEVIEKQEGLQLKFLEALERIENQRKLRDEAWRMKEMTRVNQEHEVLVQEMSMAAAKDAAVVAFLQKIAPSSPPVPVPPPLPMTMTTQLQNGENNEKLSSTIGSHVISTTTTNGKVMSSIIVGSPSRWPKGEVEALIRLRTEMEMKYQENGPKGLLWEEISSAMRGLGYNRSSKRCKEKWENINKYFKKVKYSNKKRPEDSKTCPYFHQLDALYREKEKSNMNFDINSQMEPLMVEPEQQWPPAFQPNNQVMGNNLQRINGEANQEEEEDDHGDDDDDVEEEDIGGSSSTDVED